The segment aatattgtttatatttagtttgaGACATTAAACtggctaaaaaaaattttctactTTTATGATATTTAATAGTGGTATTTTGCtgtattataaaaaataaaataacgatTAGTTCCATAATAACCTTAAAATTGAGTGgtaaaatgtgcatatttttttaagttccgCGAATAATGAAATGGTCagcgtaaaaatttattgatgGAAAGTTATATacaatacatattttttattaatcctTATAGTTTAAAATAGTATTACATTCTattaaattcaaataatgtcaaaaaaaatgaagacatcATCTGAGAAAACTTtggtatatatgaatatatgtcatttttatacattacTAATTATAGAAGAACTTTGActtgaaacaaaagaaaaattatattatgagAACACAACTTTGGTAATGATTTGTTAACCTTTTCATTATTCTTATCAGGAGGAAGCTGCAAAAGCTGTAGCGCTGCATGAAATTCATGAAGAAGCTTTATTTTCAGAACTTATTGAATCTTCTGATTTTGATCAATTTTGTAATGGAATCGATAATACTCTAAGTTCCAAAAGTAGAAAAGACAAATACCTTTGCATTAAACTAGTACGTCCTTTAGAAAAGTTAAGTATATCGGGTTATTCTGAACGTAATAATTACTGCAATTACATAcgttattggttatatgaacaaataagtGAAATTCATACTAACAAATCTGCAAAGATTGCTGATGTACATATGATGATTTCTGTTcccattattttgatgagatatattagttttgcttttcaaattttatatttcttgaTTTAATCTTTCATCCATGTTTtgtctcttccttttttgagcatTTATGCATGAACAGAATGcagtaaaataatattaagggaaaaaattatatattagtAATACagtaattgtaatataataatttttatttgcaggtgtatattttaaattttatcaaaataattataatttaagtAAAACTTCTAacattatacaaaataaataaaaggaaacaaaggAATAATATAATAGTAGACGAAATTGTAATAAGAGCAATGATGTTATATCCTTTTGTGGGTTGTAagtatatgtgtacatttttatatttagttccattttgcatatgatcattatatgtatttctaaAATCTTCCAATGCGTCATAGTAATCACGATGAGTGCcatcttcatatttctttatgtacatttaataAGAATTTGAT is part of the Plasmodium cynomolgi strain B DNA, scaffold: 0491, whole genome shotgun sequence genome and harbors:
- a CDS encoding CYIR protein (putative;~vir-type antigen), whose protein sequence is MKTSSEKTLEEAAKAVALHEIHEEALFSELIESSDFDQFCNGIDNTLSSKSRKDKYLCIKLVRPLEKLSISGYSERNNYCNYIRYWLYEQISEIHTNKSAKIADVHMMISVPIILMRYISFAFQILYFLI